Proteins encoded by one window of Lycium barbarum isolate Lr01 chromosome 11, ASM1917538v2, whole genome shotgun sequence:
- the LOC132619131 gene encoding hyoscyamine 6-dioxygenase-like → MADLISSRSNKLDAVPPSYCIPLHERPVDPVPIAKDIPIVDLGKAKGEERSVVVQQLLKACEEYGFFQVINHGVAEDLMDEAVEVYKDFFSLPVEEKAHYAKEAANNTARGAATLYSSSAKHYDSEDHRYWRDVLEHSCNHDGEDKLNWPDNPPRYREVIGTYSDELRKLSKIILGLVSEGLGLETGYFDKELGQRMLVNHYPACPNPTLTLGIGGHCDVNLITIIQQEVYGLQILNDEKWIGVEPLPHAFVVNSGLPLMVISNGKLTSAAHRVVTNTTRARTSIGTFICPEDVVEPAKSLFGPDNPPLFKSFKWSAEFVPHYLSKKSVYHAALEPFKIDA, encoded by the exons ATGGCGGACCTCATCTCAAGCCGGTCAAACAAACTAGACGCAGTTCCTCCAAGTTATTGCATACCACTGCATGAAAGACCAGTTGATCCAGTTCCAATTGCTAAGGATATTCCAATCGTTGATTTGGGAAAAGCTAAGGGTGAAGAACGATCTGTTGTTGTTCAACAGCTTCTGAAAGCTTGTGAAGAATATGGGTTTTTTCAG GTAATCAATCACGGAGTAGCAGAAGATCTAATGGATGAGGCAGTGGAAGTGTACAAAGACTTCTTCAGTTTGCCAGTGGAAGAGAAAGCGCATTATGCAAAGGAAGCAGCAAATAATACAGCAAGAGGTGCAGCAACACTGTATAGTAGTAGTGCAAAGCATTATGATTCAGAGGATCATCGGTACTGGAGGGATGTCTTGGAACACAGCTGCAATCATGATGGTGAAGACAAACTAAATTGGCCTGATAATCCTCCAAGATATAG GGAGGTTATTGGTACATATTCTGATGAACTGAGAAAGCTAAGCAAGATCATCTTGGGTCTGGTAAGTGAAGGACTAGGCTTGGAGACAGGGTACTTTGACAAAGAACTTGGACAGAGAATGCTTGTCAATCACTATCCAGCATGCCCAAATCCAACTTTAACTTTGGGAATTGGTGGACATTGCGACGTTAATCTAATAACCATTATCCAACAAGAAGTATATggccttcaaatattgaacgatgAGAAATGGATTGGTGTGGAGCCTCTACCTCATGCATTTGTTGTCAATTCTGGTTTACCACTGATG GTAATTAGCAATGGGAAGCTAACAAGTGCGGCACATCGAGTGGTGACAAACACAACTCGAGCACGTACATCCATTGGTACTTTTATTTGTCCTGAAGATGTCGTTGAACCTGCAAAATCACTCTTTGGTCCGGACAATCCCCCACTGTTCAAATCCTTCAAATGGAGTGCTGAGTTTGTGCCACATTACCTCAGCAAGAAATCAGTCTACCACGCAGCATTGGAGCCTTTCAAGATCGATGCTTAA